The following proteins are encoded in a genomic region of Triticum dicoccoides isolate Atlit2015 ecotype Zavitan chromosome 1B, WEW_v2.0, whole genome shotgun sequence:
- the LOC119300978 gene encoding MADS-box transcription factor 23-like yields the protein MVRGKTVIEKIENTTSRQVTFSKRKGGLFKKARELGVLCDAQVGVLLFSNTGRLYDYSNSNSGMKSLLERYQQVKEGQQFMSASAQAKFWQAEGERLRQQLHNLQENNRQLLGQHLSGLGLEDLSGLEKQLETSLHNIRLAKDQLMIDEIEEFNKKGNLVHQENVELHKELNVIHQENIYLQSKLNGQPEANGAITSSSSQCNIAARDGANLVRLELSQPHHAERDEEPESPTLGL from the exons ATGGTCCGGGGAAAGACGGTGATCGAGAAGATCGAAAACACCACAAGCCGGCAGGTGACCTTCTCCAAGAGGAAGGGTGGGCTGTTCAAGAAAGCCAGGGAGCTGGGCGTGCTCTGTGATGCGCAGGTAGGGGTGCTCCTCTTCTCCAACACAGGACGCCTCTACGactactccaactccaactccgg GATGAAATCACTACTTGAAAGATACCAACAGGTTAAGGAGGGTCAACAATTCATGAGTGCAAGCGCACAAGCTAAG TTTTGGCAAGCAGAGGGAGAACGTTTGAGGCAGCAACTACATAACTTGCAAGAAAATAATAG GCAATTGTTGGGACAACATTTATCTGGCTTAGGTTTGGAAGACTTAAGTGGTTTAGAGAAGCAACTAGAAACGAGCCTGCATAACATTCGACTAGCAAAG GACCAACTTATGATTGATGAAATTGAAGAGTTCAATAAGAAG GGAAACCTCGTACACCAAGAAAATGTTGAGCTGCACAAGGAACTAAATGTCATTCATCAAGAGAATATATATTTGCAAAGCAAG CTAAATGGGCAGCCAGAAGCAAATGGGGCGATTACAAGTTCTTCTAGCCAGTGCAACATTGCTGCTCGAGATGGTGCAAATCTAGTTCGTTTGGAACTCAGCCAACCACATCATGCGGAAAGGGATGAGGAACCAGAATCACCAACATTGGG TCTTTGA